Proteins co-encoded in one Sinobacterium norvegicum genomic window:
- a CDS encoding tRNA-(ms[2]io[6]A)-hydroxylase has translation MAVNTTDELLAPIYTFLRCQTPELWLAEAAKPERLALLLREHAQLEIMAGQAAMTLIRQTLGRCPDSEASQGKGGEFIGAAVTAEFNDIDSMDLLNKMSKLAREELRHFEQVMAIMKKREITYKVVSGSRYAKQLHSKTRKNFRDKLVDTLIIGAFIEARSCERFAKLAPFLDAELSKFYLSLLKSEARHYQDYINLAGQYCSAENLQLRIDHFAELERQLICSDDTEFRFHSGVYQSEEEGE, from the coding sequence ATGGCGGTTAACACAACTGACGAGCTATTGGCTCCTATTTATACCTTTTTACGATGTCAGACCCCAGAGTTGTGGTTGGCTGAGGCAGCAAAGCCTGAGCGCTTAGCATTGCTACTGCGAGAGCATGCGCAGCTTGAAATCATGGCTGGGCAGGCCGCGATGACCTTGATTCGGCAAACCTTAGGGCGTTGCCCTGATAGTGAAGCCTCTCAGGGAAAGGGGGGGGAATTCATTGGTGCAGCAGTTACGGCTGAATTTAATGATATCGACAGCATGGATTTGTTGAATAAGATGTCAAAGTTGGCCCGCGAAGAACTCAGGCATTTCGAGCAGGTGATGGCTATTATGAAAAAGCGAGAGATCACTTACAAAGTGGTTTCGGGTTCGCGCTACGCCAAGCAGCTGCACAGTAAAACCCGGAAAAATTTTCGCGATAAATTAGTCGACACGTTGATTATTGGTGCCTTTATTGAAGCGCGTTCCTGCGAGCGTTTTGCCAAGCTTGCTCCTTTTTTGGATGCGGAACTGTCTAAATTCTACCTCTCATTACTCAAATCCGAGGCGCGTCATTATCAAGATTATATCAACTTAGCAGGGCAATATTGTAGTGCAGAGAATTTACAGTTACGTATCGATCACTTCGCTGAACTTGAACGCCAATTGATTTGTTCAGACGACACTGAGTTTCGGTTTCATAGTGGCGTATATCAATCTGAAGAGGAGGGTGAGTAA